GGGCATGTGTTGATGGTTTTAATAGCACCATGAATAAGTTCCGCATTGTGGGTTGGAAGGGTCTGTAGGTGGAATATCTAAGTGTGTCTTCTACATTGCTAAGGTAGAATTTTCCATTTAATTTGTCTCCTAGATTGATCCTTTTGTACTTGGGTTagggcaccccttgtgctcccTATTAAttcatttgcttataaaaaaaaaaaagagtttgagGAGGGAAATATTAGAGGACTTCTATCATTATTTTTAAACCATACATTCTAGTTCTAGTAGACTGTATCAAGATGTGAAGGAATTTTGTCGGTGCGAAGGAATgaagaaagacatagtgaattTTGTTTATAAATGTTTAGTATGACATGGATTGAAGGATAAGCACTAAGAACTAGAAGAGCTAGGTCAATTTATCGAGATATCACTATGGAAGTTGGAAAGTATTGTTGTGAATTTGGTGACAAGTTTTTTTAGGATCAAAGGTTATGATTATATTTAGGTAATCATGGATTAGTTGATTAAGTTTGCATATTTCTTATAAGTGAACACTACTTACATTGCAACTCAATATGCTAAGTGTCGTTTGGATGAGATTATTTCTTGCATGGTGTACCCTTAGTTATGTGTTCATATTGAGGAACTATATTCactttttagtttttcaaaTCGTTTCGAACTGCTTTAGGAACTCACTTGACAATGAGGATAGGTTTCCATTCCCAAACAGGTGGCCATTCTTAGAGACTATTCAAATCTTATAGGATATGTTTCGTGTTTGTGTTTTAGACCTTAGAGATAGTTGTGATGATTATTTAACCCGGATCAAGCTTGATTATAATAACAATTATCAGTCTTGTATTAAGATGGCACCATTTGAAGCCTTATATGGTAGGAGATGAAGATCACCTATAGGTTGGTTCGAGGTTGGAGAAGCTAAACTTGTAGGCTCAGAACTTATTCAGGACGCAATAGAGAAGATTAAGATAGTTCAAGACCGCTTGGTTACAACTCAAAGTAGGCAGAAGTCATATGCTGATAAGAGGCGACGCCCTTTGGAGTTTGCAGTTGGTGACCATGTCTTTTTACGTGTTTCTCCAATGAAAGGAGTGCTACGGTTTGGTAAAAAGGGAAAACTGAGTCCAAGGTTCATTGGACCGTTTGAGGTATTGGAGAGGGTTGGTTCTGTATCTTATCGTTTGGCACTTCCGCCAGATCTTTCTGCAGTTCATCCAGTCTTTCATGTTTCTATGCTGCGGAAGTACCTATATGATCCTTCTCACATCATCCATCATGAGGATGTACACGGAGCATCCAGTAGCTATAGTTGATAGACAAGTGAAACGTCTACGTTCTAAAGATGTTGGTTCAGTAAAAGTTCTTTGGAAAGGACCATCGAGTGAAGAGGCGACTTGGGAGGCCGAGGATATCATGCGGGAAAAGTATCCCCACTTGTTCGAATCTCAAGGTTAGTGTGACTTTAAAATTCGAGGACGAATTTTATATAAGGAGGGAAGATTGAAACGACCCGTTTAATGTTTATGAgcttaattattataattgtcattatcatattatattatataaaagtgATTATGCAAGGATGggggaggaaaaaaaaaacgtggTCTGATTGAAAAGGGGGTGGGGTCACGTAACCCAccttttgtttttgaaaataagaTACCCTAATTGTTTAAAGAAAAACCATTGAACCTACTCCCAATATTTCTTTCCCAGCCGTAacctccctttcttctttctcgaCATATTCTCCTCCTTACTTCTCCCACAGAActtcttcaatttcttcttttacTCTTGTTCCAAAGGAAAACAGCCCCAATTCCCCTTTAATATATATCCATTCACGAACAAGGTTGACGGGGTTTCAAATGGAACAAACCTGGTTTAACTGTTTGGAGTAGGAGTGGTGCTTTGAAGGAGAAGTAAATCCAGCCCTTCAGCATTGTCCAATTCAATTTATTTAAGGTATATTCTCAACCCATGAATTTGGAGAACGGCATTGTATCGTATCTGTATGTTAGATTAAGGTAAAATTATTTAGGGCTCTGAGTATACAATTGGGATTTCGTAGTTGCTCACGGGTAGTACGACATAAGATTATAGTTGCTGAAggttgaaatttaattttagtgATTCAGATTTGACGGGTGAAGGTTCGTTGGGTTGTCGCGAAATTGCTGAGGACGGTCCAGTTGGCTCGTTATAGCTGTGAGTGATTTTTCAATCACTGTGACTTACTTTTAATAATTATACGACTGatgatttgattattttagcatattgcatatttatttaaattggggaaacatACTTTACAATTCGTGAATTATCTGAAAGCTGGTTTTATGAAAATGatctgagtctgattctgaactgacatgagaaatatatttatattgttttgattttggaaattatgtgaaaCTGAGATTGTGAAATTGGAAAGTTGATTTTGAGACTTCTGATGAGACTTGAACTGGTTTGAGAAAacggttttggggatccttgatagaaccccgtagccgttagCGGAGGTAACgacctaggtgcacctagctagtttgattccgggaggagagggctatccgttagatggagctgccagtgcacggaaagggctatcaacgagatgtagcttcccccgatgatatGATACGATGTGACATGTGATACGAGAGAGGAAatggctatccgttagatggagccgcccctatcgGATAGGCTatcccttaggaggagagggctatcaacgagatggagccgcctcacggttctacatgtgtgaccctattaaattatatttctgaTTTTTAAATGCTTTCATATGACTGACATgatttttattcagtttcatTGAAACAGTTATTTATAAACTTGGCAGTTTGATCATCTCTTATTGGAAATGCtgcttattaattttattaatatgaTATATTTTATCCACTCTGAACTGATAGTGAAAAACTCGTGCTTCATATGTTTCCCtttcctgttcatggtggttgttaaatcctcactaagtctttgtgacttaccccttTATTATTTCATCCACAGATTCTTCAGCAGCTGAGTAGCAAGCTGTTCTTGGATTCAGATTGTCAGTTGTCTTGCTGGTAGGCCTCCATCAGCTGGTGGCCTCATTGCTATGTTACTTCTTTGATTCTAgttatctgcagctatagggagtcATAAGTGAATTTAGTTTGGGGTTGAAGGTATCTTCTTAATTTTAAAGGTTGACATTGAGCGTCAAATTTTGGTTTTGTACCTTTTCTTGAAATTTGGATTTGGAGAATATTATTTAGCAAGTTATGTTATTTTGAGATTACTGAAATACAAAGGAGACTCTgtctttttttataaatttatgcgGACGTATTTATCGTGGTGAATTGGTTATAAATTGGTTATGTGTAAAGGGCTTGCCGGACTTGGGTGAtagtctgtgcgccggtcacggcttGGGATTTTACTATTGTTGTTGCCAACTGCATCAATACTTCAGGTTGGAAATTTTCCAAtatttagtgtgtgtttggtttcaaatctggagGAGCCAAACGTGGATCAAGAAATccaaaagcaactatttcttgcttCTGCAAACGTGGATCAGGGCCAAACGTGGATCTGCAgaagttttccaaacacacacttactcTGTCCATCGTCTCTAATATCAATGTAACTCCAATTTTAGTAAAAGATTGATagtaaattacaaataaaattaagaGGAGCAGACGACATGATTTCTTTTTTCAAGTATAAGCACACTAACGACATGGTAACGTAGATGCAGATATGTAGGAATTGGTTAACCAACTTTCTCCATCTTTAGTTGGCAAcagtttttaaaattcaaaactttaaaaagttgaaacaaccaaatgaaaaccaaaaacaagttttagtttttaaaatttttaaaacttaaaacctaaaaccaCCCCGAACGGGGCCTAAATTTGCTGGTGATTTTCACGACACTGACTTGATGAAAGCCGACGCCAcatttaaataattaagtgtTGTTTTTTACGGTTTGcatcgatttttttttttgctacatcggaaaattaacgGCAAAACAAAAAACTACAAAATAGCCAAACGATCCTGCAGTAAGAGGGTCTCCAGCTCCGGGGGAGGTCTCTCCAGCAAGCAGATAGACAAAGATTGAGATGCTGCTCCCCTTTTAGCCAACCAATCAGCTGGTTGATTACAGTCCCGATTAATAATTGTTAGTTGCATCCTCCATCTTTGTCCCTGTAGCTTCCGGATTTCATCAAGGATGGGCATAAACAACCTGCTCTATGGATCCTCTAAGGCGCTCACCAATGTTCTGCAGTCCATGTTGCACTCCACACTCCGGAATCCTCGATCCCATGTCAACTGAAGTCCAATCTTCAACGCTTTTGCTTCTGCGAGCAAGGCGTTACCTCCTTCCTCAAAGCTGTGAAACCCGCACAACCATACCCCTTGAGAGTCCCTAATAACACCACCCGACCCCATCTGATTGCTCACTGGATTGAAGCTGCCATCCGAGCAAAGGTTGACAGTTCCTGCCGGCGGCAGTATCCACCTCTTTGCCATCCAAACACTGTCATCACTGCCCCCATGCTCCCCCTAAACCTCACGAAATCATCATGCTCAAAGCACAGCCTGCGCCACGCCTCCTGTATGGTCCAAGGAACTTCCTCAAAAATCATATGGTCCAAGGAACTTCCTCCTGTACGGTTTGCATCGATTAAGCCGACTCTGACATTTAAATAAATTCCAAGTGACAACAATAATACAAATAACATATAGGTCTATTTGGATGACTTTCAAGTGATAACATTAGAATTAGaataaatacacaaatcaaGAACAATTATCTAAGACCGTGAAGCCTTGTGGTGCACTTAGTTCAGAGACAATCCAGAGTTTGTGCTAAATTGTTGCTAAAACATTTCCTAGAATTAAAATGATTGACTGACAGTCGAAGTCCAAAATTAATAACCATCATTTTATCCAAGTTGCAAAATGAGTACAAAATCTCAAACCTGAAAAACCAATCATTGAGGAACAATTTCAGAGTAATACAAGTACATGCAAGTCATTCAGCTTTCATATAAATGAAACCACACATGTTGCAGAACTCTTTGGGCAGATAGACAATTCTTTTAGCATTTCAAGTTTTTCCTCAGGATTCATGGAAGGCTGACACTGGATTTCCATAGTATGTAGACATGTTGAATTGAGCATGATATATTCTGCGAATTGTTTCTCATTTTGCACTCCACTATAATTTTCAAGGGTGCACTTTCTAAACTGTGAACGAAGGCATTCAGCAACAGAATCTGGATAACAGAAGACCTCATCATTAACGCCATTTCCAAATAAAGGTGAGGGCCTGATTATTCTTTGCATATCAAGTACAAGAAATCGAAGCTTGGGGGAATTCTTGAGTGTGTTAAATACAAAGGACCAAGGAACTATTTTCATTGGGAAGATAATCTCCAAATGAATCAAGTTGGAAAACACAGGAAAGTCGGTGTTAACACACTGCAATAGTTAGTTACATAAACAAGTTATTCAAATGTAgatgaaaattgaaattattaCAAAAGTAcagaaagcaaataaaaaatcaaactgAAATTTTCAGACATACAAACCTGTACTAATTGAAGAAACTTGGCATTGGATAAAGCTATCAGGGGAGTCAGAGGATTACGCATTCCACGTATACTTGCGCACACCAACTTGGGTAAGATTTTATACTCACTCTGGTCAGATGAATCGCTCTCAAAATATATGTAATGTGCTTCCAAATGCTCAAGAACAGGACAACCATAAAGAAGCTCCACTAGACACCGATTTTCAGAAAAGAAAAGCTCATTCAAATGCAAGGCTTTGAGCGagggaaagtcaaaattataAAAGTTCCTCACATTTCCTCCTTTCAATTTGAGAACAACAAGTGTTTTGCAGCTGAAAATGGAGCGGGGCACGCTAATTTTTCGGAGCAACACTACGTAGAGGTAAGTATCATCAGCCTCCTCGATATTCCCTTGTTGTTGT
This is a stretch of genomic DNA from Lotus japonicus ecotype B-129 chromosome 1, LjGifu_v1.2. It encodes these proteins:
- the LOC130719956 gene encoding F-box/FBD/LRR-repeat protein At4g26340-like, with amino-acid sequence MDDRISTLPDEILHYILSFLPAEEAVATSVLSKRWNPLRLSLTSLSLDLGRRHPLNAAQQQGNIEEADDTYLYVVLLRKISVPRSIFSCKTLVVLKLKGGNVRNFYNFDFPSLKALHLNELFFSENRCLVELLYGCPVLEHLEAHYIYFESDSSDQSEYKILPKLVCASIRGMRNPLTPLIALSNAKFLQLVQCVNTDFPVFSNLIHLEIIFPMKIVPWSFVFNTLKNSPKLRFLVLDMQRIIRPSPLFGNGVNDEVFCYPDSVAECLRSQFRKCTLENYSGVQNEKQFAEYIMLNSTCLHTMEIQCQPSMNPEEKLEMLKELFEILYSFCNLDKMMGEHGGSDDSVWMAKRWILPPAGTVNLCSDGSFNPVSNQMGSGGVIRDSQGVWLCGFHSFEEGGNALLAEAKALKIGLQLTWDRGFRSVECNMDCRTLVSALEDP